GCCGGGAAAACAATTTTTCGGCCTTCCACAAAAAGTTTGATTTTCGGACTCAGTAAAGCAATGAATTTCAGGAGGAAACCAACGAATCGAACTAATAAATCGTAGAGAAAAAACATAAGCGAAAATTTGTGTCGCTAAATTACGGTTCTTTACGTTAATTTGATTGGTGTAAACTCATTAAATGACTATTTTTGCTTGTTTTAAAAACTTTTTTTCAGATGAAACAGGTCTTGTAATGGCGTTTTTTCATTACAGTCTGAAAGCATGTGACAATAAAAACAATACGTAAACAGATGAAAAAAATACAAATGGTTGACCTGAAAGGTCAATATGAAGCGATAAAAGAAACTGTAAATCAATCCATCCAGGAAGTTCTGGATACCACAACTTTTATAAACGGTCCGCAGGTACACCAATTCCAGAAAGCATTAGAAGATTATTTAGAAGTGAAGCACGTTATTCCATGTGCTAACGGAACCGATGCGTTGCAGATTGCCATGATGGGGCTGGACCTGAAACCGGGTGATGAGGTAATTACCGCCGATTTTACTTTTGCCGCAACCGTGGAAGTGATTGCATTATTGCAGTTAACACCGGTTTTGGTAGATGTGGAAGTGGATACTTTTAATATTTCGGTAGACGCAATTAAAAAAGCGATTACGCCAAAAACAAAAGCGATTGTTCCGGTTCACATGTTCGGACAGGCGGCCAATATGGAAGCAATTATGGCTTTGGCAGAAGAACACAACCTGTATGTAATTGAAGATAATGCACAGGCAATCGGAGCCGATTATAAATATGCCGACGGAACAAAAAAGAAAGTGGGAACAATCGGGCATGTAGCCTCTACTTCTTTCTTCCCGTCAAAAAATTTAGGCTGCTATGGCGATGGCGGTGCTATTTTTACCAATGATGATGAACTGGCTTATAAATTGCGCGGTATTGTAAACCACGGAATGTACGTGCGTTACCATCATGATGTAGTGGGGGTTAACTCCCGCCTGGACAGTGTTCAGGCAGCGGTTTTAAATGCAAAACTGCCCAAACTGGATGCCTATAACGAGGCGCGCCAGCTGGCGGCTAAAAAATATGATGCGGCTTTAGCCAATCATCCGAATATTATTACTCCTTTTGTAAAAGGTGAAGACGGAAGTCATGTATTTCATCAATATACCCTGCGCATCCTTAATACCGACAGAAATGCTTTAATGCAGCATTTACTGGATAAAGGTATTCCTTGTGCCATTTACTACCCGATTCCGTTACACAGCCAGAAAGCTTATACCGATTCCCGTTATAAGGAAGAAGCATTCCCGGTAACCAATGAATTGGTTAATGAAGTAATTTCCTTGCCGATGCATACAGAATTAGACGATGAGCAAATTAAATTCATAACCGACAGTATTCTGGAATTCTTAGGATAGTATTCGTTAAAATCTGGTTTAATACTAAAAAAATAAATGAGAATAGTTGTAACAGGAGGTTTAGGTTTTATAGGTTCACATACCGTAGTAGAATTATACAATCAGGGTTTTGAAGTGGTTATCATCGATAATCTGTCCAATTCGTCAATTGATGTTTTGGAAGGTATTGAAAAGATCACCGGGGAAAAACCGGTATTCGTACAGCTTGATTTGCGCGATAAAACAAGTGTAGCCGGGTTTTTCAAACAGTATACCGATGTTGCCGGAGTGATTCATTTTGCCGCTTCAAAAGCAGTGGGCGAAAGTGTCGAAAATCCGTTACTCTATTATGAAAACAATATTGGCGCGCTGGTTTATTTGCTGCAGGAATTGCAGCAAAAAGATCAGTCGTGTTTTATTTTCAGTTCTTCCTGTACGGTTTACGGACAGGCGGAAAAAATGCCGATTACCGAAAGTGCTTCAGTACAGCCGGCCATGTCGCCTTATGGCAACACCAAACGAATAGGAGAGGAGATCATCCGCGATGTGGCAAAAGTGTCCGGGATAAAGGCTGTTTTGCTGCGATATTTTAATCCTATCGGGGCACATGCCACGGCAGAAATAGGCGAATTGCCGGTTGGTGTTCCTCAAAACCTGGTGCCATTCATTACCCAGACGGCAATAGGTTTGCGAAATGAATTGTCGGTTTACGGCGATGATTATCCAACAGCCGACGGTACCTGTGTTCGCGATTATATCCATGTAGTGGATCTGGCAAAAGCACATGTTGTGGCGATGAAGCGCCTGCTGGAAAATAAAAACCTGGAAAAAGTGGAAACCTTCAATGTGGGAACCGGAACCGGAAGCTCTGTTCTGGAAGTGATCCAGGCTTTTGAAAAAGTAAGCGGAAAACCACTACCCTATAAATTTGTAGGCAGGAGAGAAGGAGATATTGTAGAAGCCTATGCCAATACAGACAGAGCCAATGCGGTTTTAGGCTGGAAAGCCGAAGCAACGCTGGAAGAAGCTCTGGGTTCTGCCTGGAAATGGGAACAGAAAATAAGAAATAAGTCATAAAAAAAGCCCGGTTTAACCGGGCTTTTTTATTATCGTACTGGCTGATCTAAAATCAGATCCAGGTATAGATTAATCTTGTCTTTCAATTCTTTTCTCGGTGTGATGAAATCAAGGAAACCGTGCTCTAAAAGGAATTCAGATGTCTGGAATCCTTCCGGTAAATCTTTCCCGGTAGTATCTTTAACAACACGAGGTCCTGCAAAACCGATCAAAGCGCCCGGCTCGGCAATATTAACATCACCTAACATCGCATAAGAAGCGGTTGTTCCTCCGGTAGTCGGATCGGTACATAAGGAAATGTACGGGATTTTTGCTTCTGCCAATTGCGCTAATTTAGCCGATGTTTTGGCTAACTGCATTAGTGAGTAGGCCGCTTCCATCATACGGGCACCACCGGACTTGGAAATCATTACAAAAGGAACTTTGTGTTTGATAGAATAATCGATCGCACGGGCAATTTTTTCACCTACCACAGCTCCCATAGAACCACCAATAAAGGCGAAATCCATACTGGCAACAACCAGGTCTTTCCCTTTCGATTTTCCAACAGCCGTTCTTACCGCGTCTTTTAACTTGGTTTTTTCGATAGCGTCTTTTAAACGATCACTGTATTTTTTAGTATCCACGAATTTTAATGGATCTTTAGAAGTCATGTTGGCATCCAATTCTTTGAATTCATTATTGTCAAATAAGATTTCAAAATATTCTTTACTGCCAATACGAACATGGTATCCGTCTTCCGGACTTACCCAAAGATTTTTAGCTAATTCTTCTGAATCAATGATTTTTCCGGTTGGAGATTTGTACCAAAGTCCTTTAGGAACGTCTTTTTTATCTTCTGTTGCGGTTTGAATTCCTTTTGCTGTTCTTTTAAACCAAGCCATAGTCTTAAATTTGAATTAATCCCGAATGGTGTTTACTTTAAATTATAAAGTGTTAACGTTATTCAGGTCTTTAAACGCTTGCTCCAAGCGTGTGTTAAACGTAATTTCTCCTTCACGAACCCATTTTCTAGGGTCATAATGTTTTTTGTTAGGAACTTCTTCTCCTTCCGGATTCCCGATTTGAGTTCTTAAATAATCTATTTTTTCAATAACATAATCACGAACACCTTCTGTAAATGCAAACTGCAAATCGGTGTCGATATTCATTTTGATTACTCCATAGGTAATCGCTTCTCTGATTTCTTCTAATGTAGAACCGGAACCGCCGTGGAAAACAAAATCAACCGGATTGTGGCCTGTGTTGAATTTTTGCTGTACATACTCCTGTGAATTTCTCAGGATTTTCGGGGTTAGTTTTACATTTCCGGGTTTGTAAACACCGTGAACGTTTCCAAATGCTGCAGCGATCGTGAAACGAGGGCTGATTTTCATCAGTTCTTCATAAGCAAAAGCTACTTCATCCGGCTGGGTGTATAATTTTGAACTGTCCACATCAGAATTGTCCACACCGTCTTCTTCACCGCCGGTAATACCCAATTCAATTTCCAGTGTCATTCCCATTTTGCTCATACGCTCTAAATAACGTTTAGAGATCTCAATGTTCTCTGCAATCGGCTCTTCGGAAAGATCGATCATGTGAGAGCTGAACAACGGTTTTCCGGTTTGTTTGAAATGCGTTTCACTGGCGTCAAGCAGGCCGTCAATCCATGGCAATAAATTTTTAGCACAATGGTCTGTATGTAAAATTACCGTAGCACCATAAGCTTCTGCCAGCGTGTGAATGTGTTTTGCTCCTGCAATTGCTCCTAATATAGCCGATTTCTGTCCTTCGTTAGAAAGTCCTTTTCCGGCATTAAAGGAAGCGCCTCCATTTGAAAACTGAATGATAACAGGTGCGTTTAATTTGGCAGCAGTTTCCATAACACCGTTGATAGTGCTTGATCCTGTTACGTTTACAGCTGGTAAGGCAAAGCCTTTTTCTTTTGCATAATTAAAAATCTCCTGAACCTGATCGCCTGTCGCTACTCCTGGTTTTATATTATGAGCCATTGTGTTGTTGTTTTAGTTTATTTCGACAAAAATAATAATTTCTAAAATTAGAACGGATAATTAATTCCAATATTTAAGACGGCACGGTTTGGAACGATATCTTTAAACCATCTTTCACTCATTGCTTTGGCCGGATTGTAGGTTTTAAAGCCCACATCCAGACGGATTACAAAGAAGTTCAGGTCGTAACGGAAACCAATTCCGGTTCCTAATGCCATATCTTTTAACGATTTGAAGCCTTCAAATACACTTTCTTCATCGGTTACGTTGTCAAAAACGTTCCAGATATTACCAGCATCGGCAAAAAAGGCACCGTTTAATTTCCCGAAAATATTAAAACGGTATTCGGCACTTAACGCGATTTTAAAGTTAGCCTCATTGAAATCGTTTAATCCGCCGCTGCGCCCCGGGCCTAAGCTGTAGGACTGCCACGCTCTGTTGTCGTTCGAACCTCCGGCAAAATAACTTCGGGAGAACGGGATGGAGTTGGAGTTGCCATACGGAATGGCTAATCCCACAAAACTTCTTGCGGCAAGAACCTGCTTGCTGCCAAAATCCCAGTTTTTGATAAAGTCTAATTCCCCTTTGATGTATTGTGAATATTCTACATTAAAAAATTTCTTTCGGCCGTTAATGTCCGGTTCCTGGTTTTGTATTTTGGAAAACAGGCTTAAAGTATTTCCGGCAGATTCTAATTTCGTTTTAAACGTAAAGAAGTCATTGTCCGTAATGTTTGTTCTGCTCGATTTGGTATAGGTAATGTTGGACGCAAGTATCAGGTTGTTTTCGGTCAGACGCAAACGGCGTTCTTCAATACTGCGCACCACGAAATAATCATTGTCGTTTTGGGTCAATACCGTTTGCCCGTTTAGGACATCATTGATAAAACCGGCAGTTCCGCCTCCGGCTATGGTCAGGTTACCTTCGTTGTCCAGATAGCTGCCATCGTTGTTGTAAACGTGTGCCAGATCGTTCAGTCGGTTATAGGATGAACGGTAAACGCTGAAATAATTCCCCGGGTTTACGTTTCTCACATATTGCAGGTTTACCAGGTCAAAACGGATATTGGTATTTCTTTTCGGATTCCAGGTATAGTTGAATATTCCGGTAAAGTTCTCTTTGTCCAGTCCGATGTTTTGCTGACGCGACATACCAAAACTGATCTGTGTGGTCGGAAGCGTATTTTTCGGGATGATCTTTTCGGTATTTAAAGGGAAAAAGATCCTTGGAAAGGATAGTTTTACATCGGCTCCGTATTCGGAAATATTGAAAAATACATTGTTCGGATTCGCAAGGTCGCGGGAGGAACCAATGTTCCCTCTAAGGGCGATTTCCAGAATTTCGGCACCACGGAAAATGTTACGTATCGATAGGGAAGTACTACCCAGTATACCAAAATCCTGAATGTTGGAATGCATGAAATCAGCAGTAGCATTAAAGTTGAATTTCTTTCTTGGCGACAAAACGATATTCGCAATCAGCGACGTTCCGGTAGTATCGGTTTTGTCTTCTTCATACTCAATGTTCGGATAGTTGAAAACACGCAGATTACTCAGGGAACGGGATGTTAACTGTCTTCTGAAATCGCTGAATTTACTTCCTTTGGTGATGAAAATAGCATCGGTAATTGCTTTCGGGCGGTAATTCAGCTTGTCAGAACTGTATATGTTAAAGTTGTTGTATGTAATACTGTCGGCAACTTTTTCTTTGCTTTTATTGTTGCTGTTCCCGGTAAAGATGTTTACCTGGCTGATGGTGTACAGTTTAAAAGGAACTTTAATTAATGAATCTCCTTTTTTTATCGTCTGGTTGTCAATAAGGAAATCCACATTTGCCTTATGTCCGGTCGCCACGGTATCCACATCATATTCGATGTTGGTTTCCTGGAAATAGTAAGCGCCGTTATTTCTGAAATTGGTGGCAATACGTTTTCGCTCGTCAATAAAATTCTGGGAATTGTATTGTTTTCCTTTAACAATCAGGGACTGATCCTTGATTTTGTGAAACAACGAATCCAAAGCCGGTGTTTTAATAGATGTGGTGATGCTGTCAATAATGTAGGGAGCACCCAGCTTAATGTTGTAGGCTATTTTTCCGCGTTTGTTTTCCAGCGAATCAATCTTATAGCTCACTTTACTGTTAAAATAACCGCTGTTGAAATAGTAGGATAAAAGGCGGTTTCGGGATTTTTGCGATTTTGTTTCGTCAATAATCACCGGCGGTTCTCCTGTTTTTTTAAGGAAGGTGCTGGCACCGGAAACAAAAAAAGACTGTCCTAGTCGCTGCACTTGTTTTTCAGACAATAGATCTTTTAAAAACTGGTGGCGTTTCGGTTTTTTTTGCAGCCATAACTGATAGTCGGCTTCGGGGCTTTTTCGGGCTAAATTGTACATTTGAAGTCGGAGACGGTAACCCAGTATCGAACTGTTGGGTTTCTGGTAAAGCTGATTGAGGATTGCCTCGCTTTTTTCCTTTTTCCCGTCTACATTTACAGTATTCTCAATTAAAAGATACTGACCCTCGGGTACTCTTTTTACAAGAGAACAAGAGTATAAAATTGCACCTAATACAAGAAATAGTGCTATTTTTGATAAATTATTTTTCAAATCGTTTACAATAGTAAGTCAAAAATACATTTTTTTATGGTTAGTAAAAACCAAATCAAACTAATAACGAGTTTACAGCAAAAAAAATATAGGAAACAGCATAAAATGTTCTTTGCCGAAGGTATAAAGGTAATTCAAGAATTGCTGAATTCCAATTTTGAATTGTATCATTTGTTTACGGTTGAAGATCTTTTTCCGGATGTTCCGGAGCGTAAAATCACGTTTATTTCGGAAGCCGAATTAAAAAAAATAAGCGCTTTAACAACACCCAATAGCTGTCTGGCATTATTCCTGATTCCGGATGAAAAACCGGTAGCGGAAGACGGACTGATCATTGCTTTGGATGCCATTCGCGATCCGGGAAACCTGGGTACGATTTTAAGGCTGAGTGATTGGTTTGGCGTTCAGCATGTGGTGTGTTCGAACGAAACCGTTGATATTTATAATCCCAAAGTAGTTCAGGCTACTATGGGGTCTATTACCCGGGTAAATGTGGTGTATACTGATCTGGAAGCTTTTCTGGAAAAAACAAACCTTCCTGTTTTCGGAACCTTTATGGACGGTGCCAATATCTACAAACAAAGCCTTCCCGAAAAAGGAATCGTGGTAATGGGAAATGAGGCCAATGGTATTTCGGCTGCCATTGAAAAATTGGCGGCAAACAGGCTTTCTATTCCGCGTTTTGGCGACCTGCAGCAAACGGAAAGTTTAAATGTTGCCACTGCCACCGCTATTATTTTAAGCGAATTTAAAAGAGGACTTTAAATTTTAATGGAATGTAAAGTTGATGAAGATACCACGTGTTTTCATGGATGCTACATTTCCGGTCCATGGACTGTCCGGATTGTTGTCGCGGATTATCTCGTCATTGATTCCGAATACACCGCGGATGGACGGTGAAAATTTAAAATATTCCAGGTAGAAATCAACACCCAAACCCAGCTCATAGTTAGTGGACCAGCGGGTCATTCTAAAACGATAAGCATAGTTGTCGTCGGTTGCGTCGTGGTTACTGCCCAAATTCAGTGATTTGGAAAGACCGCCCACGACATAAGGACGAACGTTTCCAAAACGCTGTGAAGAGAATTTTAGTAATAACGGGAAATGGATATAGGTTGATTTTACTTCACGCAGCTGCTCAACCGGACGGGTAAGGCTGGGATCGTGGAAGGTTAAATCACGTTGCGTATAATATAATCCCGGTTCGAATCGAAGATCCAGATATTCCATAAGACGTAGGTTTCCAACCAATCCAACGTTAAAACCGGTAGTGCTTTTTACTTCAATATCGGTGCCCGGTTTGATATAGTCAAACTTAAAGTCATAACTGCTGAATCCTAAGAAATAGCCCCAGTGAACCCTTTGTTTGTCAAAGTTTTCCAGGTTGATAACAGGGTTTTTACTAAACATTGACTGCGCAAAGCCGTTTAGTGAAAGGATTAGCATGGAAATTAGGAGTAGTCTCTTCATATTATTTTTTTGACGCTGAGTAAATGGTTGCTGCTCCGAAAGTTTGCGGCGCATGTTTCACATCTATAAACCCAACTTTTCTCAAAATATTGTTTAACGCTTCACCATGAGGGAAAACTGAAGCCGATTCTGAAAGATAAGAATAGGCAACTTTGTCTTTAGAAAAGAGCTTTCCGATTAGGGGAAGTATGTTTTTGGTATAGAAATAATAGCCTTGTTTAAAAGGGAATTTTGTTGGAACGGAAGTTTCCAGTATCACGAAAACACCGTTTGGTTTCAGTACTCTCAGTATCTCGGATAATCCTTTTTCCAGGTTTTCAAAATTACGAACCCCGAAAGCCACGGTAATCGCATCAAAATAATTGTCCTCATAAGGAATGTTTTCCGAATCGCCCAAAACCATTTCGATTCTGTCCGACAGGTTTCTTTCGGCAATTTTTTTCTTCCCGATTTCAAGCATTCCCGAAGAAATATCCAAACCAATAATTTTTGATGCTGAAGTTTTTGTCATCAGTATTGCCAGATCGCCGGTTCCGGTAGCAATATCCAAAACCGCCTGTGGTTTTTTGTCGGAAACAATTTTTAAAACTTTGTTACGCCATTTGATATCAATTCCAAAAGAGATGACACGATTCAAATCGTCATACTTACCGGAAATGGTATCAAACATTTGGGTTACTTGTTCTTTTTTTCCTAATTCGGAATCTTTATAAGGCGTTATGTTTTTTGACATTCTAAAAGAAAATTTGAGACAAAGATAATAGAAAGTAAAGGATATAAAAAGAACTCATTTTGTTATTCCTGAATAATTAGTTAGTTGGGCCTCACTAAATTTAGTGAGATGAAAAATACAAGGATTTAGCGATTGTTTGGTGTTGTATTAATGTGGAATTTTACATCATACAAATTAATGAGCTATGTTATCAAAATTATTTTTATCTGAATTAAAATGGATGCTATTGGTACTGGTTGTTACATTGGTT
This region of Flavobacterium inviolabile genomic DNA includes:
- a CDS encoding DegT/DnrJ/EryC1/StrS family aminotransferase; the protein is MKKIQMVDLKGQYEAIKETVNQSIQEVLDTTTFINGPQVHQFQKALEDYLEVKHVIPCANGTDALQIAMMGLDLKPGDEVITADFTFAATVEVIALLQLTPVLVDVEVDTFNISVDAIKKAITPKTKAIVPVHMFGQAANMEAIMALAEEHNLYVIEDNAQAIGADYKYADGTKKKVGTIGHVASTSFFPSKNLGCYGDGGAIFTNDDELAYKLRGIVNHGMYVRYHHDVVGVNSRLDSVQAAVLNAKLPKLDAYNEARQLAAKKYDAALANHPNIITPFVKGEDGSHVFHQYTLRILNTDRNALMQHLLDKGIPCAIYYPIPLHSQKAYTDSRYKEEAFPVTNELVNEVISLPMHTELDDEQIKFITDSILEFLG
- the galE gene encoding UDP-glucose 4-epimerase GalE, with translation MRIVVTGGLGFIGSHTVVELYNQGFEVVIIDNLSNSSIDVLEGIEKITGEKPVFVQLDLRDKTSVAGFFKQYTDVAGVIHFAASKAVGESVENPLLYYENNIGALVYLLQELQQKDQSCFIFSSSCTVYGQAEKMPITESASVQPAMSPYGNTKRIGEEIIRDVAKVSGIKAVLLRYFNPIGAHATAEIGELPVGVPQNLVPFITQTAIGLRNELSVYGDDYPTADGTCVRDYIHVVDLAKAHVVAMKRLLENKNLEKVETFNVGTGTGSSVLEVIQAFEKVSGKPLPYKFVGRREGDIVEAYANTDRANAVLGWKAEATLEEALGSAWKWEQKIRNKS
- the accD gene encoding acetyl-CoA carboxylase, carboxyltransferase subunit beta yields the protein MAWFKRTAKGIQTATEDKKDVPKGLWYKSPTGKIIDSEELAKNLWVSPEDGYHVRIGSKEYFEILFDNNEFKELDANMTSKDPLKFVDTKKYSDRLKDAIEKTKLKDAVRTAVGKSKGKDLVVASMDFAFIGGSMGAVVGEKIARAIDYSIKHKVPFVMISKSGGARMMEAAYSLMQLAKTSAKLAQLAEAKIPYISLCTDPTTGGTTASYAMLGDVNIAEPGALIGFAGPRVVKDTTGKDLPEGFQTSEFLLEHGFLDFITPRKELKDKINLYLDLILDQPVR
- the fbaA gene encoding class II fructose-bisphosphate aldolase; this encodes MAHNIKPGVATGDQVQEIFNYAKEKGFALPAVNVTGSSTINGVMETAAKLNAPVIIQFSNGGASFNAGKGLSNEGQKSAILGAIAGAKHIHTLAEAYGATVILHTDHCAKNLLPWIDGLLDASETHFKQTGKPLFSSHMIDLSEEPIAENIEISKRYLERMSKMGMTLEIELGITGGEEDGVDNSDVDSSKLYTQPDEVAFAYEELMKISPRFTIAAAFGNVHGVYKPGNVKLTPKILRNSQEYVQQKFNTGHNPVDFVFHGGSGSTLEEIREAITYGVIKMNIDTDLQFAFTEGVRDYVIEKIDYLRTQIGNPEGEEVPNKKHYDPRKWVREGEITFNTRLEQAFKDLNNVNTL
- the tamL gene encoding translocation and assembly module lipoprotein TamL, with translation MKNNLSKIALFLVLGAILYSCSLVKRVPEGQYLLIENTVNVDGKKEKSEAILNQLYQKPNSSILGYRLRLQMYNLARKSPEADYQLWLQKKPKRHQFLKDLLSEKQVQRLGQSFFVSGASTFLKKTGEPPVIIDETKSQKSRNRLLSYYFNSGYFNSKVSYKIDSLENKRGKIAYNIKLGAPYIIDSITTSIKTPALDSLFHKIKDQSLIVKGKQYNSQNFIDERKRIATNFRNNGAYYFQETNIEYDVDTVATGHKANVDFLIDNQTIKKGDSLIKVPFKLYTISQVNIFTGNSNNKSKEKVADSITYNNFNIYSSDKLNYRPKAITDAIFITKGSKFSDFRRQLTSRSLSNLRVFNYPNIEYEEDKTDTTGTSLIANIVLSPRKKFNFNATADFMHSNIQDFGILGSTSLSIRNIFRGAEILEIALRGNIGSSRDLANPNNVFFNISEYGADVKLSFPRIFFPLNTEKIIPKNTLPTTQISFGMSRQQNIGLDKENFTGIFNYTWNPKRNTNIRFDLVNLQYVRNVNPGNYFSVYRSSYNRLNDLAHVYNNDGSYLDNEGNLTIAGGGTAGFINDVLNGQTVLTQNDNDYFVVRSIEERRLRLTENNLILASNITYTKSSRTNITDNDFFTFKTKLESAGNTLSLFSKIQNQEPDINGRKKFFNVEYSQYIKGELDFIKNWDFGSKQVLAARSFVGLAIPYGNSNSIPFSRSYFAGGSNDNRAWQSYSLGPGRSGGLNDFNEANFKIALSAEYRFNIFGKLNGAFFADAGNIWNVFDNVTDEESVFEGFKSLKDMALGTGIGFRYDLNFFVIRLDVGFKTYNPAKAMSERWFKDIVPNRAVLNIGINYPF
- a CDS encoding TrmH family RNA methyltransferase, whose protein sequence is MVSKNQIKLITSLQQKKYRKQHKMFFAEGIKVIQELLNSNFELYHLFTVEDLFPDVPERKITFISEAELKKISALTTPNSCLALFLIPDEKPVAEDGLIIALDAIRDPGNLGTILRLSDWFGVQHVVCSNETVDIYNPKVVQATMGSITRVNVVYTDLEAFLEKTNLPVFGTFMDGANIYKQSLPEKGIVVMGNEANGISAAIEKLAANRLSIPRFGDLQQTESLNVATATAIILSEFKRGL
- the porT gene encoding type IX secretion/gliding motility protein PorT/SprT → MKRLLLISMLILSLNGFAQSMFSKNPVINLENFDKQRVHWGYFLGFSSYDFKFDYIKPGTDIEVKSTTGFNVGLVGNLRLMEYLDLRFEPGLYYTQRDLTFHDPSLTRPVEQLREVKSTYIHFPLLLKFSSQRFGNVRPYVVGGLSKSLNLGSNHDATDDNYAYRFRMTRWSTNYELGLGVDFYLEYFKFSPSIRGVFGINDEIIRDNNPDSPWTGNVASMKTRGIFINFTFH
- the ubiE gene encoding bifunctional demethylmenaquinone methyltransferase/2-methoxy-6-polyprenyl-1,4-benzoquinol methylase UbiE, which codes for MSKNITPYKDSELGKKEQVTQMFDTISGKYDDLNRVISFGIDIKWRNKVLKIVSDKKPQAVLDIATGTGDLAILMTKTSASKIIGLDISSGMLEIGKKKIAERNLSDRIEMVLGDSENIPYEDNYFDAITVAFGVRNFENLEKGLSEILRVLKPNGVFVILETSVPTKFPFKQGYYFYTKNILPLIGKLFSKDKVAYSYLSESASVFPHGEALNNILRKVGFIDVKHAPQTFGAATIYSASKK